The Seleniivibrio woodruffii genome window below encodes:
- the recJ gene encoding single-stranded-DNA-specific exonuclease RecJ → MPGFTYRSQKYKWVYLRPEKLLIKELSAQFNLTDCITEVLYKRGIVEPGTLQAYFETPLTGLTSPFLIKDMGKAADHIALAIENKEKICVYGDYDVDGVTSVALMYHFLSEVGADVMYYIPNRLEEGYGLNIAAIEEIASTGVKLIVTVDCGINAENEVSHAVRLGMKVIITDHHQPSERIPEDACAVVNPMREDDTSPFKCFSGVGVAFKVIMALRSKMNDMGKFGVRTPNIKKYLDLVTLGTVADVVPLTGENRIFVRHGLEILSGKDCRAGLKELKRVSGVDGGKVTTTHVGFGLAPRINAVGRLGNSDKGLRLLITSDRAQAKYLADELDRENKDRQEIEKEIIEESFKKVEKNRLHEKYKGLVLYSTEWHQGVIGIVASRLVEKYHMPAIVLTFEDGVGKGSGRSIPSFDLYKGLEQLQDILLSFGGHKYAAGLKIAEEQISNLQRRFHSAVDSSLTAEDFVAELKIDSFIEPDDINSDFMRMIEKMEPYGAGNREPVFCMRGVRKYQPATFVGRDGMHLKMFLEKNGRTFDCIGYNMKSYEKLVAGREAFDVVFTPVVNGYYGGRFIQLVLKDLKPAEEEWQGIV, encoded by the coding sequence ATGCCGGGTTTCACCTACAGGAGCCAAAAATATAAATGGGTATATCTGCGGCCTGAAAAGCTGCTTATCAAAGAACTGTCAGCGCAGTTTAATCTGACGGACTGCATCACTGAGGTATTATATAAACGTGGAATTGTTGAACCGGGCACACTTCAGGCATATTTCGAAACCCCTCTGACAGGTCTTACATCCCCTTTCCTTATTAAAGACATGGGCAAAGCCGCTGATCACATCGCTCTTGCCATCGAAAATAAAGAAAAGATCTGCGTATACGGCGACTATGATGTGGACGGGGTAACCTCCGTCGCACTGATGTATCATTTCCTCAGCGAGGTCGGTGCGGATGTCATGTACTACATCCCCAACAGACTGGAAGAGGGCTATGGGCTGAACATTGCGGCCATAGAAGAGATAGCCTCCACGGGGGTTAAGCTAATAGTCACGGTAGACTGCGGAATAAATGCCGAAAACGAGGTCTCCCATGCCGTAAGGCTTGGGATGAAGGTTATAATAACCGACCATCATCAGCCCTCGGAGCGTATCCCTGAGGATGCCTGCGCAGTGGTGAACCCCATGCGTGAGGACGACACCAGCCCCTTCAAATGTTTTTCAGGTGTGGGGGTTGCGTTCAAGGTGATCATGGCTCTTCGCTCGAAGATGAACGATATGGGTAAATTCGGCGTCAGAACGCCGAACATAAAAAAATATCTCGACCTTGTTACCCTCGGAACAGTGGCCGACGTTGTCCCGCTGACAGGGGAAAACAGAATTTTCGTCCGCCACGGACTAGAGATACTTTCAGGAAAGGACTGCCGTGCGGGGCTTAAAGAGCTTAAACGTGTTTCCGGTGTGGACGGCGGAAAGGTGACGACCACCCACGTCGGCTTCGGACTTGCTCCCCGCATAAACGCAGTGGGCAGGCTGGGCAACTCCGACAAGGGCTTAAGACTTCTCATAACCTCCGACAGGGCGCAGGCCAAATATCTGGCCGACGAACTGGACAGAGAGAACAAGGACAGGCAGGAGATTGAGAAGGAGATAATCGAGGAATCATTCAAGAAGGTGGAGAAAAACCGCCTTCATGAAAAATATAAAGGTCTGGTGCTCTATTCCACCGAGTGGCATCAGGGAGTTATAGGCATTGTGGCCTCAAGGCTGGTTGAAAAATACCACATGCCCGCCATAGTGCTGACATTCGAGGACGGAGTAGGCAAAGGCTCAGGCCGTAGCATACCCTCTTTCGACCTTTACAAGGGGCTGGAACAGCTTCAGGACATTCTTCTGTCCTTCGGCGGTCACAAATATGCCGCAGGGCTTAAGATAGCCGAAGAGCAGATATCAAACCTCCAGAGGCGTTTTCACTCTGCGGTGGATTCTTCGCTGACAGCGGAGGACTTTGTTGCCGAACTTAAGATTGACTCATTCATTGAGCCGGACGATATTAACTCTGATTTTATGAGAATGATAGAGAAGATGGAGCCGTACGGGGCGGGAAACCGTGAACCCGTGTTCTGCATGCGGGGGGTCCGCAAATATCAGCCTGCAACATTTGTAGGCAGGGACGGAATGCATCTTAAGATGTTTCTTGAGAAGAACGGACGGACTTTTGACTGCATCGGATACAACATGAAAAGTTATGAGAAACTTGTTGCCGGAAGGGAGGCCTTCGACGTGGTGTTCACCCCAGTTGTGAACGGATACTACGGCGGACGCTTCATCCAGCTTGTGCTGAAAGATCTGAAACCGGCGGAGGAAGAATGGCAAGGGATCGTGTAA